One Candidatus Dormiibacterota bacterium genomic window, TGAGCGGGACGACCTCGCCTGGATCGCCGCCGACCGCTGCGCGCGCGCCTCGAAGCTCTCGCGCAACGTGCTGCTGCAGGCCCGCGGTGCGCGCTGCCTCGCCCACGTGTTCCTGCACGCCGGCCGCGTCGACGAGGCGCTGACGGTGACCGGGCGCGCTCTCGACGGGCTCGACGCCGACCACGGGGCGGCGCCGAGCCAGGCGTACCTCGCCACCTTCGGCGCGCTGCTGCTGGTGGGCTCGCTCGCCGCCGCGCGTGGCAACGATCGCGCCGCCAGCCAGCGCTTCCTGCGCAACGCCGAGCGGATCGCGGCGCGGGTGCGGCGCGACGACGGGTTCTTCGGGCCCACCAACGTCGCCATCCACGCGGTGAGCGCCGCGGTCGAGCTCGGCGACGCCACCGAGGTGATCCGGCTCGGTCACCAGGTGGACACGTCGGGGCTCCCGGTCGACGCCTCCGGGCGCCGCGCCCAGGTGCACCTCGACGTCGCTCGCGGCTACGAGGCGAAGCGTCAGGACGAGGCGGCGCTGCACCGGCTGCTCCACGCCGAGCGGCTGGCGCCGGAGCTGACGCACCACCAGCCACACGTGCGCTCGATGATCGCCGCGATGCTGGGACGCGGTCATCGCGCACCCGCCATTCCCGGGCTGCGCGAGCTGGCGGCGCGCACCGGCGTGCTCCACCGCGACGGCTGACATTCCGCGCGATGCATACGCCGCGCGTGCAGAGTGTGGACTGTTG contains:
- a CDS encoding helix-turn-helix transcriptional regulator — translated: MTGVASGTRIRLYRQRLGITQEVLAGRAGVSKSWLSKVERGVLSPGTVRSIIPLAEALGVDVTDVMDRPARPDPDTAVDGGSTTPLLRVLTDYSDLVGAAAHRPAAPNLAALHAGLLRARQVRRQCRFAEAAEQLGRLIVDAEIAAQMLAGDDGAPAAYWVLAQTYRCAAYTLLRSGERDDLAWIAADRCARASKLSRNVLLQARGARCLAHVFLHAGRVDEALTVTGRALDGLDADHGAAPSQAYLATFGALLLVGSLAAARGNDRAASQRFLRNAERIAARVRRDDGFFGPTNVAIHAVSAAVELGDATEVIRLGHQVDTSGLPVDASGRRAQVHLDVARGYEAKRQDEAALHRLLHAERLAPELTHHQPHVRSMIAAMLGRGHRAPAIPGLRELAARTGVLHRDG